One region of Pseudomonadota bacterium genomic DNA includes:
- the eno gene encoding phosphopyruvate hydratase — protein sequence MNEITDVKAREIIDCRGWPTVQVDVSVDGMLAGRADVPQGRSTGTHEARVLHDGGNRYFGQGVRQAVANVMGEIAEAILGMDVTEQRRIDQVMCELDGTPNKNRLGANAILGVSLAVARAGAEVSGVPLYRYINPISRILPVPLMNCLNGGKLTANDLEIQEFIIMPVGAESYAHALQVTTEINEALRDIVIEKYGILATNTGDEGGFATPMRGIWEPFEFMQRACDAAGYRAGFGEDIVYGMDCASTHWFDKERDVYVLDNTDYDRDALIDLYKQVAAKYPLGSMEDPLDEDDLEGFVKVTAELPQTQIVGDDLFVTNVERLKLGVDIGAANAMLFKVNQIGSLSEALDAAGFAYRHGYGVQVSERSGETEDPLISDLVVALDSGQIKTGMPVRGERTAKHNRLLLIEEELGTTSVYAGHGFHRPG from the coding sequence ATGAACGAAATCACCGACGTCAAAGCACGCGAAATCATCGATTGCCGAGGCTGGCCGACCGTCCAGGTCGATGTCTCGGTTGACGGGATGCTGGCCGGGCGAGCCGACGTGCCCCAGGGCCGCTCAACCGGCACCCACGAAGCTCGCGTCCTGCACGATGGCGGCAACCGCTATTTCGGCCAGGGCGTCCGCCAGGCCGTCGCCAACGTCATGGGTGAGATTGCCGAAGCCATCCTGGGCATGGATGTTACCGAGCAGCGCCGGATCGATCAGGTGATGTGTGAACTGGACGGCACGCCCAACAAGAACCGATTGGGCGCCAACGCCATTCTGGGCGTGTCCCTGGCGGTCGCGCGCGCCGGCGCCGAGGTCAGTGGCGTGCCGCTTTATCGCTACATCAACCCGATCAGCCGTATCTTGCCGGTACCGCTGATGAACTGCCTCAACGGCGGCAAGCTGACCGCCAACGACCTGGAGATCCAGGAGTTCATCATCATGCCCGTCGGCGCGGAGAGCTACGCCCACGCGCTGCAGGTCACCACCGAGATCAACGAGGCGCTGCGCGATATCGTCATCGAAAAGTACGGTATCCTCGCCACCAATACCGGCGATGAAGGCGGCTTTGCCACACCCATGCGCGGCATCTGGGAACCTTTCGAGTTCATGCAGCGCGCCTGCGATGCAGCCGGTTATCGCGCGGGCTTCGGCGAAGACATTGTCTACGGTATGGATTGCGCGTCGACCCACTGGTTCGACAAAGAGCGCGATGTTTATGTGCTCGACAATACCGACTACGACCGCGACGCCCTGATCGATCTCTACAAGCAGGTCGCCGCCAAGTATCCCCTTGGTTCCATGGAAGACCCGTTGGACGAAGACGACCTGGAGGGTTTCGTCAAGGTGACCGCCGAGCTGCCGCAGACGCAGATCGTCGGCGACGATTTGTTCGTCACCAATGTGGAGCGGCTGAAGCTGGGCGTGGATATCGGCGCCGCCAATGCCATGCTGTTTAAGGTCAACCAGATCGGCTCGCTGAGCGAGGCGCTTGATGCCGCCGGTTTCGCCTACCGCCACGGCTACGGCGTGCAGGTCTCCGAGCGATCCGGCGAGACCGAGGATCCGTTGATCTCCGATCTCGTGGTCGCGCTCGACAGCGGCCAGATCAAGACCGGCATGCCGGTGCGCGGCGAACGCACAGCCAAGCACAATCGCCTGCTGTTGATCGAAGAAGAGCTCGGCACGACATCGGTGTACGCCGGGCACGGCTTTCATCGGCCTGGCTAA